The following is a genomic window from Nitrospira sp..
CGTTTCGCCCGGCGTAATCACCTCTGTCGTCTGCAGGCGAATGCGCAGGAAGGAATGGGCGTGACGGAAGCCGAGCCAGAACATGCCGCGCGGCTCATGCCGTCGCAACGGCTCGCGAATGCGCCAAGGATGGCTCACCGAACAATAGGCGCCGACATCCTGATAGCGCTGGAAGACCGTATGATAGGCCCCGGCCAGCAGAAAAAAATCGCCCCGCCACCCCTCGCGCGCATGCACAAACGTGACGTCTTCCGTGGCCCAGGGATCGAGCTGATCGAAGGCGTCCGGCGCGGAGACGGTCCATTCCTCGACATAACAAATGACGTCCTGCGCGGGCACTGCCGGCTTGAGGCCCAGCGCGGCCAGCCGTTCGCCGACCGCCAGAACCTGGCCGAACGTCAGCGGGGTCGTTGTTTCCCAGCGCCGCTCACGCACGCGTCCGAATCTCCCTCGCCTCCACTGCGCTTAATGGGCTGGCCGCAATGCCCGGTCCACGATCATCGTATCCGCGACAAATCGGTCAATGCCGTCTTGCAATGTCGCCGCCAACAACTCTCGTGCATCGTCCTCGGAAAACCAGAAGACCGTGGTCCGTTGCGCGCCCTCGACACTCCGAATCGTCGCGCTGTTATCCCCGACATTGCGCGCCTGAAGACTGAGCTTGTTGCTGGCGCTGAGGACCGTCGAAAACACCCGGCTCTTGGCCGTCACCGAAAACTCCGCGATCTGGCCACTGATAATGATGTCGGCATCCGGCACCTCCGCGCGGGGGCCGACTTGCACCTTCCAGGGGCGTCCCCGCCAGCCGCGGCTCTTCAGACGATCCGCCAGCGCCTGCGCGATCACTTCTCCCGGACGATCCCCGACCACATTGAACACCGTCTCGCCGCCCCAGAGATGCGTCCGCTGCCCCACCCGCGTCTTGTCGTCGCGGCGATCTTCCAGCGGTTCAATGACAATCTTGACTGGCTCCTGCTCAGAAGACGGAGCCGCGATCGTTGGCGTCCGAACTTCGAGATGACGCGTCTCTCCCTTCCCCACACATCCGGCCATCACGGCCATGACTCCGACCAGACTCACTCCCATCACCTGTCTTAGCATCATTGATTTCACGGACGCCTCCTCACGCTAAACATATGTTGCGCCGACGCTAGCTCAGTCTACCCAAGTTGGCAGCAGGAGACAATTCCAGAAACACCGAGCCGTCAGACCGCCATAATCGGCAACAGCGATCGAAACGCTTCACGGCTCAGGTCAGGGAGCAACCCAGCTTGCAGCCGGGAATCGGTCATCGGCACGAATCGCACAATCTTCATGAACCGCCGCTCGGCCAGCACCGACGCGATCTGCGCCTTGCGATCATGTGTGATCGGCAGCGTATAGCCTTCCCCCCGCTTCCACTCCCACAACGTCGGGGCCAGCGACAGTTCCAATTCCTGCCCCGCCACCTGATGAAACCGGTCGACGACATGTTTTCTGTACTGTTTGATTCCCTCCCCCTCGAGAATCAACGCGCAGGCCACATGATGCCCCCACCAGAACAACGTCCGGAAGGTGAACTTGTTCGGCCCGTCGAAATGCTTTGGATAATCGAGATATTGATAGGGGAACGATTCGAGCTGTTCGCCTTTGACAAACTGATGCGCGCGAGGATTAAACCCAGGCGGTGCGATCAGGCTGATCTGGCGCAACTCTTCCGCCAACCCCGCATAGGTCGCATTGAGCTGCGCCCGCACCTTCGCTGAGATCCGCTCTTTC
Proteins encoded in this region:
- a CDS encoding hypothetical protein (Evidence 4 : Unknown function but conserved in other organisms; MaGe:77309347) — translated: MTVALSFTDEEAALVVDAQFFRKKERISAKVRAQLNATYAGLAEELRQISLIAPPGFNPRAHQFVKGEQLESFPYQYLDYPKHFDGPNKFTFRTLFWWGHHVACALILEGEGIKQYRKHVVDRFHQVAGQELELSLAPTLWEWKRGEGYTLPITHDRKAQIASVLAERRFMKIVRFVPMTDSRLQAGLLPDLSREAFRSLLPIMAV
- a CDS encoding hypothetical protein (Evidence 4 : Unknown function but conserved in other organisms; MaGe:77309346), with the protein product MKSMMLRQVMGVSLVGVMAVMAGCVGKGETRHLEVRTPTIAAPSSEQEPVKIVIEPLEDRRDDKTRVGQRTHLWGGETVFNVVGDRPGEVIAQALADRLKSRGWRGRPWKVQVGPRAEVPDADIIISGQIAEFSVTAKSRVFSTVLSASNKLSLQARNVGDNSATIRSVEGAQRTTVFWFSEDDARELLAATLQDGIDRFVADTMIVDRALRPAH